GATCCCTGTCCAACAAGGACCCTCATCCAAACCACGGAGGCCAGAGCAGTGAGGGGTCTGCTGGGAAGAGTTGGGGCTGTGTTATCAAAAGAATGGAGCTGGGTGGGTGGGAACATGTCTGTATGGCTACCAGGCCCAAGCTGTGCTCTCCCCACACGATGGAGGAGAAAATGGAGatgaataaagataaaaatgattttcaatgaCCATAGATAGCAGGATAAATGACTACATCCatcaaaaaaatttattctttttaaacagGAAATTTACCCAGAAGTCTGTCTTATCCTCCTGAAGGTATCTGTGACTCATTTAGCATTAACTGTCATTTGTAACCTAAGCCCCTAAAGCATGTTAGATTATGCATCAAGTTTAACAGGGCCTCACAGGCtacaggtactctaccactgaactatacacccCCATCccttaaaaatataacattttagttgtagatggacacaatgcctttattttatttatttttatatggtactgaggatctaacccagtacctcacatgtgctaggcaagcactctaccactaagccacaacctcagccaccACATTTTAGAGtcttttaaattaagattttaatctaagattttcaaaaattttttagattcttattttttttaatttgtaagtaaaaataagcaaatgaaactattttttttcagcaAGAAATAATATGGTCTTCTAGTTAGAACACTGCAGTAAgtcaaactttattttaaaaggcattatctatgtcaaaaatattttagtgatttATGTAGTACATTAAAAATGTGTACACCTTGAAGaacaaatcaatttaaaataattccttgtGAAAACTTTACAAAGAGATGGTGAAATCTTCATTTCACAAGTACCTCTTGTCAAATGTGATGtgcacctctaatcccagtgactcaggaagctgaggcaggaggattgccaagttcaaagccagcctcagcaacttagcaagaccttgactcaaaattaataaataaataaaaggctagGGAAATAGGTCAGTGTCAAAgctccctaggtttaatccttagTAATGCAAAGATGAGGGGGGGGGAGATGCCTGGGTAACCTTTTACATTTCAACATTGAACTTTAAAAAGCCAGAGGTAACTTCTGCATGAGAAGGCACTCATTGAATTTGACTGATAGAGGCATCTTTTCCCAAGCCTTCGTTCATCCCTTTGGAACATCCCTGCTGAGCTAAAACTGTAAGAAACACCAACAGGTCTTTCACTCTGCACCCCCAAATCACTTTTTAAGCAGAGTGTTGGCCTGCCCCCACAGGTTCTCCCACGCATCACCTCCTCATCTCTCACCAGAGATGTcaatcctcccccacccccagctcagcATTTTTTCTTAAGCATAGGGTTCTGCACTTAACTGCATAGCTCCGCTGAGGCCTCCACAGAGTGTAGCTACATGCTGTTCAGTGCCTTTCAAAATCCTGGCTGGGAGACATAGTGTCAATGGAGAGCTGGCTCCATAAATGAAGGATGTGCAGCAGGAACATTCCTCTAGGAGCTCCAAAGCCTGTCCTCAAAGGAAAGGCCGTGCTGCCGGTGCCTTTCGGAACTGCCCTTACTCAGCTACATAGGACAGCATGCCAGTGGACTTTATTAAGGGTCAGAAGAAAAATCATCCCTGGAAACCACTTCCTGGAAAAGAATGGTTTGGAAGAACATGGGTGAAAGTTTTCTCTGGTGCCAATACTGGGAGGTCAGTGCTGTATCTGAACAGTGAGATTATTCCTTACACAGAGAACAAGCCTTATGTCTGATCAAATGTCCATCTTGGAAATTGCTGCACTCAGGTAGAGCTGAGAGCCTGCTTCTATTACACACATTGTTATGTCTAAGATCAATGGAttggcttggttttatttccccTCTCACTTTGTATTAGCTTTCTGCTACTGTtaaaaaatacctaagataataaactttttaaaaagaaaggttaattttggctcacagttttggaggttttggTGTGTGCTTCAGTGGCTCCATTGCTTTTTGGCCTGTaacaaggcagaacatcatggtgggagcacatcaTAGAGGAGGGTACTCACTTCATGGCAGTGACAAAAGAGGGACAAGAAGAGACTGGAGTCCCAATAACTCCCACACGTACCCCTATGACCtcccagtaggccccacctcttagaggtcccaccacctcccaatagcacagCAGGCTGGGACCAAGCATTGAACACACGGGCGTCTCGGGTACATTTATCAAGCCCATAGCATACCTCATCTTCTCAATTGTTGTTCATTTATCTTACCTTTGTGAATCTCATTAAGTCCTTTTAGGAAGAAGCagtataaataaatgagttaaatTCCATATAAGAATTATtctacatgtaaataaatgtgCTGGGCTCCTGGGGGGTACTCCAGTCTTCAGGGTTCGAAAACAGGCTTCATGGTGACGGTGAGGAAGTAACCAGAGACCAGCACTCACACAGATTCTAGCTTTAGGGTTTCCTTCTTTCTCcataacattttataaacatGTTTTGAAAGTACAAGTACTTTTTAAAGACCAAGAAGTATTTATCCCTTTATCCCTTTCTCATTTAATAAGAAcagaatttacatatatattccatttataatgaatttatctattatctatgtgaaaaataccattttttgaaattttgtctgCAATTGACTTCTCATTTATCCCCCTGAAAAGGATCTGAAgtaaatgacaataaaaatatgtacatgcaCTGTCTGATAAAGGTAACAGCAAAATCTAAGCTAAAACACTGAAGTGCATGTATGTAGACATTAAATTCAGAGAAAGcagatttttcttgttgttatccttaatcctaaaataaaaccacacacaTTTAAATCTAAAACTCGATATCTTTTAAATTGGAGAGACAGCTTTTGGGGCAGTATTTTGGTGTATTGTGTTTTGTTAGCTTTGTTTTGTTCTGCCCTCAATTTTATGTAGGCTAGAAATAGGAAGTATCCAAGCCAAAAGCTATATGATGTCATAGGTATATGACATGTCAGGTAGCTTTTCACTACCTGATGTgacatgtgtatgtgtgagtgtgcacatgACCTGCCAGATCGACTTGCAGTGTTTTTTTGCAGTATACTCCTGATCATGTCGTGGGACCTGGAGCAGACATCGATCCCACTGAAATAACCTTTCCTGGGTGCACATGTGTCACCACCTCCTGCGTCCCTGGCACTTGCTCCTGTCTCCGCCACGAAGAGAACTACGATGGCAGTCAGTGCCTTAGAGACATGGGATCATCGGAAGCCACGTATGCCCGGCCTGTCTTCGAATGTAACATCCTGTGCCAGTGTGGCGAGCACTGCAGAAACCGAGTGGTGCAGAGGGGTCTGCAGTTCCACCTCCAGGTGTTCAAGACggagaagaagggctggggacttCGCACCCTGGAATTCATACCAAAGGGAAGGTTCGTCTGTGAATATGCCGGGGAGGTTCTGGGATTCTCTGAAGTACAGAGGAGAGTTCACTTACAGACAGCACAGGACTCAAATTACATCATAGCCATCAGGGAACATGTTTGTGACGGGCAGGTGATGGAGACCTTTGTTGACCCCACCTATGTGGGGAATGCAGGAAGGTTCCTGAATCATTCTTGTGAGCCCAACCTGTTGATGATTCCTGTCCGAATAGACTCCATGGTACCCAAGTTGGCACTTTTTGCAGCCAAAGACATTTGGCCAGGAGAAGAACTCTCCTATGATTATTCGGGAAGATTTCTGAATCTAATGGACAGGGAAGCCAAGGAAAGGCCACATGATGAGAAACTGAGAAAACCGTGTCACTGTGGCGCCAAGTCATGCCTCGCCTTCCTGCCCTACGACAGTTCACTGTACTGTCCCTTGGAAAAGCCGGACAGCAATTAGGAAGGCAGTTGCCACCCAATGCCTCCCTCCAGGGGCAGGAGTCCAAGGGCAGTGGGCACATGGGGCTCAACTCACTTCTACTTTCCCCTCCGTAAGCAGCTTCCACTCTAAGCAGGTCTGCTCGGTGCCCAGCAGCTTGCCAGGAGGGCAGTGGTTGTCTGCCTGGCTGTAGTAAGTTAAATTCAGGAATGTGGCAGAGACTGCAAGTTGTCCACCAAtatcctcccccctccccgccctACTTTTATAATAGAATCCTCATTTTTACCTAGTTACATGACTAACCAGAGTACTTGTCTTCCTAGTTAGCTGTGGCTAGGTGATTGTGTTAAAGCTTACAGGATAGAAGCAAAAATGGTGTGTCCTTAAATGGAGATATCCTGTCCTTCCCCCTCTTTCATCCTGTAAGCTGGAATGTATACATGAAGGCTGGAGCCAGGGCAGCCATCCTGAACTCCAAAATGACCCCAGGAAAGGGTCACAAATAGCAAATCGATAGAGGAGCATGGATGTCTGGTAATGTAGAAAATGCCACCGGTTATGATCAGACCCCTTTGGAGACTTGTAGGTGAGAAATAGTCTCTCCCTTATTTAAGCTACTCTTATTCTGCACTTGCAAGAACCTAATCATTATTCAGGGTGCACACCTTGCCCTAGGATCTAAAGTTGGTCCTTTTCAACAGATTTTATCAGTAATAAagctaatttttttctgtctgacACCTGCATCTTAtatctcatttgtttttaaacatggaTTAAGGAAAAGGCATTATTAATTATCACCCGTttaaaccctaataataatcaccaatgacaaaaaaaaaagtaaccatgAAGGTGACGTCGTGTCATACCTAAAAGTCAGAAAAGGAAGCACACTGTAAAATTTTCACTCTACAGTTGGCTGTACTCTAGAGCTTGTCAGCCTCACTTCTTCATGTATCAGTAACACAAAAATAACTTTGTCACCACCACAAAAGGCCATGGAGGTTTCATCTCTTGTAAGCTTTTGGGGAAACAAAGATCTTTGCCTTCCTTCCAACAAGAATATTGCAAAAATAAAGTTActatggaggggctggggatatggctcagcggtagaatgcttgcctaccaagtgcgaggccctgggtttgatcctcagcaccacataaaaataaataaacaaaggtattgtgtacaactaaaacaataaatattttaaaaaattactatggACATTAGACATTTTGAAAGACAATTATTTGAGGCCCTAcagtattatttaataaataacttGGTTTCTTCTGTGGAACATTTCAACCCTACCTCTTGCCAGGAGGAGGCCCTGCACTTAAATTTAAAAGGGAAATCACAGGTATCCATCTGAGGTAGAACGCCCTATTCCTGCGTAATATCATGTTACCTGTGTGCTTTAACTTACAATGAAATGATATGTGAATCCTATTTCAGTAAAGCTGTTTTTTTCCAGTAGTTAACATGCTCTCATAGCATTATCAGGAGTGATTCCCCGTAGAATGAGACAGCAAATCTCCATAAAATGCCCCCAACTACAAATGTATAATGTCAGTCTTCCTCCGAACTAAGAGCCTTCCTTCCAACCTGCAGAGCTTCCTTTGATTTCTGTGAAGCAGTCCAATTTTTTATAAGTCAACTCGTAACCTTTCCTCCAAAATGGCCTTTCTCCTCAGAAATTCTTCTCATGACTGAGTACTTCAGAAACAATAAGGAGATGGTCAGAAGGAAAATGTCTGCCTGTTTCCTACTTCCTCTCACCCTCATATATGGTGGGAATATCACCATCTATGATCCAGGGATATTCACAGAGGACAATCTTCCAGTCAAGAGAAGTGGACACAAACACCACCAGCCGTCTTGATGCTTCAGCCagagaaaggaattttttttgttttttgtcctcCTGCACTAGTTTATTCCTAGGCCTGGAATTCCAGTTCCTAAGGTTAAGTTCAAAGACCTTTTTACTCCAAGTCTTTTCTAAACAGCAAGCTAACTGCATTTGGATTATTgacatattctttaaaatgtcaacatttttgagagaaaacattagaaaattcacttctggggtggggttgtagctcagtggtggagcgcttgccttacatgtgtgaggcactgggttcaatcctcagcactgcataaacataaataaaggtattgtgtccaactaaactaaatatatacatacatatataaacccGTAATTCCTAAAGCCTATTATCCCCACCTAATCATAAGAAAAATACTGATAAATTAAGATAGGCATCCAACAAAATTTATCATTATCAGAAACAAGGAAGGTCTGAGAACTGCCCTAGCCAAGATAAACCAAGAGACATGACATCAAAAATGTCCTGTGGTGCCCTGgctggggtgctggggctggTATAGGTGCAGGTGAAACTAAGGAATGAACTATGGACTTTAATAATAATGATGTATCAATATTGGCTGGATAATTACAGCAAACGCAGCGCACAAAGATGGAATGGAATGTCAATGTGCATAATTAATGTTAATAATAGGGTGAGCTGGGTCTGGGTATATGGGAGCTCTGAGCTATCCCCTCAGTGTTCCTGTCAATCTGAAACTGTTCCTTAAAGTCTGTTATAAAAGGAAATGTACAAGGTTAAATAACTATGTCTCCAAAGAAATGCACACACAGCCAGTAAGCACATCAGTTATTAGGGATAAGAATTTTGCAAATCAAAGCCACTATCAGATAGACTTCACTCCCACCAGgctaactgaaaataaaataactactGTTGACAAGAATGTGGAAACTGGAACCCTCACATATTGCTGGTGGGGTCACATAATGGTACAACTACTTTATAAAGCAGTTCAACCCTTTATCAAAACAAATAGTTACTACTGCAGTATCTACAgccaagaaaactgaaaacatgtCCACAAAAAACTTGTgcatggagctggggttgtggctcaatggtagagcactggctggcatgtgtgaggccctcggttggatcctcagcaacacatgtaaataaataaaataacatacccattgacaactaaaaaatatattaaaaacaaaacttctgcATGGCCAAGTGTGAtgtacacacctgtaaacccagtggctcaggaggctgaggcaggagggtcacaagttcaatgtcatcctcagcaacttagcaaggtcctaagcaactcagtgagaccctgtttctaaataaaatacaaaaaagggctggggatgtggctcagtggttgagtgcccctgagttcaatccccagtacaaaacaacaacataaaaaatttGTGCATGAATGTTCAGAGCAATATCATTCATGATAGCAAAAAAGTGAACAGTACCCAAATGGCCAgtaactgatgaatgaataaacaaaatgtggggGAATATTATgtggccataaaaaggaatgaaatactggTATGGATCGTGATGGATAAGTTGGAGACATTattgaaattgaaatattttggataaattgaaaacattattctaaatgaaagATTCCAGACACAAAATGTCATAAACATTATGATTCTGTTCATATGAAAAACCCAGAATAGGCAATTTGATTGATAGAAGAGACCAGTGGTTTTTAGGGTATGGGAGTGGGGATATAGGGAGTGACTCTGCTAATTGTGAATAGGTAAATTAGCATCTTTGAAGGATTTAGAATTTAGTGATCATAATTATACAACTTATGATAATTTAAAGGGGTGGATTTTATGTTCTGTGAATTATATCTCTAAAGCTATTataagaagaagaggagggggtgtaggagaaggaggaggataaTGTCCCACATGGGTGCCTTTCACTTGGAAACTGGTAGTCTGTAACTCTGAAGGTTTGTCTCAGTATTAACACACGTTATGCCCCATGAAAATGCTTCTCCACCTGCTTGTCACAAAATGAAACCTAACTGTGCCTAATGCTGGGTGATGTTTGGGGACTGGGCCATTTGCTTTCAGAGCTGGACACTGCTTTGGGTGCAGGCAGAACGGAAAGAACAGACGTGCTTGGTTTGATAAGAAAAGAAGTAAGTCCATTAACTTAGATCCATTTTCTTAGGAATACACTTGATCCTTGAataattgtgtttgtttttcttatagtGTAGggtatcatttttctttctttttttttttgtagttggacacaatacttttattttatatatatatgtatatgtatacatatatgtgtgtgtatatatatatatatatatatatatgtgtgtatatttagttgtagatgaacacaaattatttatttatttatttatctatttttatgcggtgctgaggatcaaacccagggcctcatacctgcaaggcaagtgctcgactaaaaaaaaaaaaagaatactgctatagggggctagggctggggctgtggtagggtatcatttttcttgcttttcttcctcttccagttTGTAATTTCAAAGGTCTTCACAAACTAGCAAAGTATTCATTATAGTCGCATGAGGAGGCTgagaaatattttgcaatttttgacaattcatattacatttatatttacatatttatgaatttaGAAGTTTGATACTGGCTCTTTTTATTATTACCTGTGTTTAAGAGCTGGAGAAAATTACAATAAAGTGGTAGTAGTTTatatgatgaaattaaaatgtttctgttttctgaaatctttgtttttcttttcattttatttatttttaatttatatatgacagcagaatgcattacaattcttattacacacacagagcacaatttttcatatctctggttatatacacagtatattcacaccaattcgtgtcttcatacatgtactttggataataatgatcatcacattccagcatcatgggtactggggatttaactcaggaatgctttaccactgaactacatcctgagccctttttattttgagagagtgcttgctaagttgcttaaggccttactgAGGCTGGTcatgaatttgcaatcctcctgcctcagcctcctcagtcactggaattacagacgtgCACTACCATACCCTACCgaataataatttatcatatatGACCCTGTTACAAGATTTGAGCATGATATATAAAATTCATGCACTCAGCctagcatggtggtgcatacctgtaattacaggaactccagaggctgaggcaaaaggattggaagttcaaggccagcctcaacaacttagcaaggtc
This window of the Marmota flaviventris isolate mMarFla1 chromosome 20, mMarFla1.hap1, whole genome shotgun sequence genome carries:
- the LOC114089957 gene encoding histone-lysine N-methyltransferase SETMAR, producing MAKKRPFGMAASEEETEALTGLLDVARGLENLPVSAWPPGARPAPFQYTPDHVVGPGADIDPTEITFPGCTCVTTSCVPGTCSCLRHEENYDGSQCLRDMGSSEATYARPVFECNILCQCGEHCRNRVVQRGLQFHLQVFKTEKKGWGLRTLEFIPKGRFVCEYAGEVLGFSEVQRRVHLQTAQDSNYIIAIREHVCDGQVMETFVDPTYVGNAGRFLNHSCEPNLLMIPVRIDSMVPKLALFAAKDIWPGEELSYDYSGRFLNLMDREAKERPHDEKLRKPCHCGAKSCLAFLPYDSSLYCPLEKPDSN